The sequence below is a genomic window from Acidobacteriota bacterium.
GCCGACCGGCACCTGTCCAGCCGAAGGCGCGGTGTTGGGCACCACCGCGGCCTTGGTCTGCGCATCGTTGGTGACCGAGCCGAGGCCGACATCCGAAGCGGTGACGCTAACGTTCGAAGAAAGTGCGTGACCATTCACGGTGCGCGTGTTGGGAACGTAACCCGACAGGTCCTGGTCGCCGGTGTTCGTCCCGCTGGTGTTGCCAAGGACGGCCTGCTGAGCGTCCGTGACATACCGCTTGTTCGCCGAATCGGCGATATCGGCGGTCGTGGCATCCGCGCCGCTGGTGACAAGCCCTTTTGCGTCGTAGGTGATCTTTGTCTTCGTTGCGCCGGTGATGGCGCTGTTGGCGGCAACCTTGGCAGCCAGGTCCGTGGTCAGGTTCGTGACGTCCGACTCCGGGTGGCTGTGGGACGTGGGCGTGCGCGCGTCGGTCAGCCGCGTGTCGTTGCCCTTCACCACCTCGCCGGCGGCGGCGTTCCCGCTCGCAGGAACGTTCTTCGAAGCCGCCGTGCCCGCGTCGGTCACGTCGGCGAGGACGTGGGTATGCGAAGCCGCCGCCTTGCCCGCGAGGTCGCTGACTAGGCTCGTGACGTCGGCCTCCGGATGGGTGTGCGACAGAGCCGCCTTGGCGTTGAGAGCAGTCTGTGTCGCGGTCGAGACGGGCTTGTTCGCGTCTGAAGTGTTGTCGGCGTTGCCGAGCGAGACATCACTCTTCGTGACCGTGACATCGGAACTCAGCGCGTGGCTGTTCACCGTGCGCGTGACAGGAACCTTGGCCGCGAGGTCGGAGGTTAGGTTCGTGACGTCCGACTCCGGATGGGAGTGGGCTGTCGGGGTGCGCGTATCGGTCAGGCGCGAGTCGTTGCCCTTCACCACCTCGCCCGCGGCTGCGTCACCGCTCGCGGGAACATCCTTCGAGGCCGCGGTCCCGGCATCGGTAACCTGTGAGAGCGTGTGGCTATGCGAGGCTGCTGCTTTTCCGGCGAGGTCGCTGACTAGATTGGTGACGTCGGATTCGGCGTGGGCGTGCGCGAGCGCGGCCTTGGCATCGAGCGCGGTCTGCTGCGCGGTGCTCACTGGCTTGTTGGCATCCGAGGTGTTGTCAGCGTTGCCGAGGCTGACATCGCCCTTCGTGACCGTGACGTTCGAGGAAAGCGCGTGCCCGTTGACCGTGCGCGTGGTTGGAACGTAGCTCGACAGATCATCGACCATCGCCACGGCGCGCCACTGGTCGTTGGCGGGCCCGCAGACGTAGATGATCTGGTCCTTGGCGACGATATCCTGCGCAACGGTGGCGGAACCGGCGAAGCACGTGGGCGGCAACACGCCGACCGCACGGATCTTCGTGGTGTTACCCTGCGCGAGCGCGAGCGCGCTGGCAAGCGTCAGCACGGCGAGCGTGAGCAGCGTGGTGACACCGCAGCCGCCGTTGTGACCGCACTCCGGGCACGTGTAGCAACTGCCGGTGCGGACCATGATGGCGCCGCACTTCGGACAGCAGATGGCTTCGTCCGACATTAGTTCTGACTCCAGATGAACCAGTTCGCTCCGTCCGACTCCAGTTCGACGAACTGGTATTGGTTGTAGAGGGTGTAATTCGCAGCGCCTTCGATGTTCTCAGCCAGGTGCGTATCGATGACGATGTTGCCGGCCATTCCCGTGACCTTCTTTACCCGCATCCGCTCACCGGCGTGGCCAACGGCCGTGGGCAGGGTGAGCGTGATGTCCACTCCGCCAGCCGAGGCGAGTACCGTCTCGTGCGTACCCCAGACGAGAACGGTATCGACAGCCAGCGCGGCGACTAAATGCGCGAAGGTATGCGCGTCGTTCCAATCGTTCTTGCGCACCTTCAGCGCATTGGCGCTCTGCGCCGCTGCGCTCACGTACTTGTGCCGGATGTCGGGCATCACGCCACTCCTTAATAGATCCTGCCCTGCACCTGCCGATAGCGCTGCTCCAGCGTTCCTTGCGGCCGTCCCTGCTGGCGGTGATAGCCATACCAGCCGACGTGCTGCGCTCGCGGCTCGTAAGGCCACGCTGAAAGGACGCGCTGCTCGCCCATGACGCGCAGGATGAGCCCATCCTGCTCGACCTCTTCCTTCTGAAAGCGCGCCCCGAAGTTCCGCTGGCAGTAGCCGTGCATGTCGCCGAAGTACTCCGCCGAGTGATGCCTCACGATCTCGGCCAGGGCCTTGCGGTCGAAGGAGACGCCCAGCGAGGCGTAATCATCATCGGTGGCCCAGAAGTGGTTCCCCTGTGGCGGCGTCGCGCGCCGCGTATTCTCCGCCGCCACCACGCAGAACACATCCAGAAGGCTGCGGACAAAGCGATGGAAGCGGAAGAAGTCTGGCCGCACCATCACATCGTCTTCGACCAGGTAGACGACATCCGCGCCGCTCTCGTACGCTGCGCGGTACGCCGAAAGCACGTTGAAGCTGTTCCCCGGCCGGCCGTGCCGCGCCAGGCGCACCAGGTGGACGCCGGGGAAGAACCCGACCACCTGCTCGACCTCGACCAGCGGCGGATCAGGCAGGTCCGCATGCCAATCGAGCCACACCACAACGTCATGCTCGGTGAACTCAGGGCAGCGGAAAAGATGCTCCAGGCAATGCCACAGCATCTCGGGCCGCGAGAAGGTGGGGACTAGGACAACGTCTTTCACAGCTTCGCTTCCACTGGCTTGCGCAGGCGGTAGAAGAAGTCGCCGGAGTTGCGCTCAGCGAGCTCGAACTCCCACCATTTGTCGTAACCTTCACCGAAGTAGAACTGGCCGAACATCTCCCACACGCTCCCGGGAGCGTTCGGGCACCAGTAGTGGAACGTCTCGGGATGAAACACACGGTAGTGTGTGGGATCGCGGTAGCTGTAGTGGTGGTCCCACGCCGGCAGGCGCATCTCCAGCACGCCGCCGGGCATGAGCACGCGCCACGCCTCATCGAGCCACTGCTGCACTTCGAGGTGTAGATGCTCGAACACGTCGATAGCCCGCAGGTGCTCGACCGAGCCGCTCTCGATGGGCCACGGCAGCACTTCCAGATCGAAGGCCAGGTCCACGTGCGGTGAGTGCTTAAACCTATCGTGATGCGTAAATCCATCGGTCGGCTGCCGGCCACACCCCAGCTCTAAGCGCATAACCGTTCCAATCTCTCCGTGAATCCTGCTGCATCGGCGAGGAAACGTTCCCGCGCCCGCGCGGAATGTTCGGCTATCTCTTGTGGGGTGAGCCGCAAGGCCTGCTCGACCGCCGCGATCAACGCATCCGGTTCGACCATGGCCATCGGCGCGGCATGTTGCCGTCCGGATGCCGCCGCAGGCACCAAGACCGCTGCGCCGAACTCATTCATCGGGGGAGCGTCGGTGGTGATCATCACGGCACCAACGCCCATGCCCTCATGCAGCGCATGTCCCCAGCCTTCATAAGCGGAGGGCAGCAGGTGAAACTGATGCAGGTTCATGGCCTGCCGGAGCTGGTCATCGGTGATGCGCCGCTGCATGCGAACGCCGGCAATGCGCGGCAGCCGGTAACATTCCGAAATCACGGTCAGGCGAGCTTTGAAGGCCGCCTTTCCCCATGCCGCGAGGACCGGCGCCGTGTTCTTCGCCTGGCTCTTGCCGGCAACATGCAGGAAATCCGGCGACCGCCGCTGCTCCGGCGCCAGCAGATCGCGCGACCGCCAGCCGAGGTATTTCGCCTTGCCGCTGGCCGCAAAGATGCGCTCGCAATCGTGCGTCTTGGCCAGCACGTGCTCGAAGGCCGGCAGAAACTTATTCCATCCCTGGAACCACCACTCCGGGTTGGGAACGGCCCACTGCCGCCCGGCAGCCGCGAAGAACCTCGGCTCGACCGTTTCCAGAAACACATTCACGTCGGCCGGCGATGCATCCTCAGCGCCGTTGAACTGCACGCCGGCGACCTGGTGGCCCAATCGCTCCAGCTCGCCGCGCAGGAGGATGTAATCGCGCTCCAGTCCTACGCCGTTGGCGAGGTTGGTGATGACGTTGAAGCGCACGCGAAGAACTCCTCCGGAAAGCTTGCCCGCCCTTCCGGCAGGAACTGCGTGGTATTCGGCTCCGTGGTACTTGTCCGGCCATCATGGATGCGCGCCACGAGCCACTGCGCACCATCCTCTACAACGATCACGCCGGCGCGCTTGGCGCGGAAAGCGAAGTCGGAGTCTTCGCCGAGCTGCCGCGAGCTGAAACGGTTCTGCTCCCACCAGGAGCGGAAATACATCTGGGACGTGCCGAGGGCATAGCGGTCGTGGAGTCGATACCGGTAGCCGCACTCGGAGCGCACGTCCCAGAACAGCAATAAATTGAACCCGGTGACGCGCTTCGAAGCATCGGCCATGAGCGTTTCAAGCTGGTGGCGGATCCTGCCAGGCGCTGACCAGTCGTCGTCATCGAAATGCACGATCACGTCACCGGATGACAGCTCGCAGCACCGGTTACGCTTGTTCCCCGTGGTCTGTTTCGGCAATTCGCGGTAGTACCGGATCCTGCTATCTGCCGGCAGTAAAGCTTCCACCGGCTGGGCGCCGTCATCGAGGATGACCAGTTCGGTGTCGGGATAGTCTTGCGCCAAAAAGCAAGCGACAGCGCCACGGATGAACTCATGCCGGCCAGCGGTCGGCATGATGGCTGAGACCTTCACCTCTTAAACTCTGACGGGCCGGCGCCAACCCTGCCACGGATGCGGCGGCGAAGCTCTTCCTCGATAGACTCGATGTGCTGCCGTGGCCCATCGAGAGCGGCAGCGATGAGCAATATCGCCTCTACCTGATCTCCGAACGCGCGCTCACGCCATTTCGCGATCATCTGTAGGAGCTGCTCGTCGGTCATGTTTGGCTTGGAAGAGAAAGGGCCCGCCTTGTTGTGACGGGCGGGCCCCGTATTCAGGTTGCGTTGGTTTAGGCTGAGGCCGGGTAGCTGCCGGTGATCAGGCCGCGAGGGGCGTAGACGACGAGAGCGAGGCGCTCTTCACAGAGGATGGCGACCATGTTCCGGGTGAAGAAGTCGTCATGCTCGGTGGAGATGGTCACCGAGACGTCTTCCCGATCGTAGATGTTGACCACGTTCGAGGTGAAGTCGCCGGTGAGGAAGTCGCCCGCCTCGATGGAGGGCGTGGAGACGACGGGCTTGCCCCACATCGCCGGCGCGGCGATGCCTTGCGGATTGGCGAAGATATACTCGCCGTAGGTGGTCTTCTTCAGCTCGATGTCCGCCCAATCGGTCGGATTGAGGACGAACCCCGAAATCTCGTAGAAGGCCAGTTCAGCCTGCAGTATCGCGCGCCGCAGGGTGTCGATCTTCGTGTCGCCCACGACATCGAGGCCGGTGTCATAGGCCGTGGCCTGGGTGATGAGGCCGTTGAGGTCGCCACCCGTGCCCGAGCCGTTGAGCAACTGGTCCTCTTCCACCTTCTTCAAGCCCTGACGCAGACGATTGTCGATGTAATCCTGCAACTGCGGAGCATCGGCAAGAATCTGCTTCGAGGCCGGGATCCAGTGCGCGATGGTCTGCACCGGCTCCTTCGCCAAAACGAACGTCAGCGCAGACTCGGCTTTCGCCACGTTCTCATAGACCTGCGGCGAAGAGCCTTTGCCTTGCGGCGCGGCGTTGTTGGTGAAGCTGTTCTCTTTGCTGAATTCGATCAGGTTGCTCGAGGTGCGCAGTGCGGTCAGAAGATCGCGAACGCGCAGCCTTTGCAACATCGGCGCCATGATGCGGGAGATGCGGTCGGGCGGGACCACCGGCTGGTTCTGTCCGGTGACGTTGGTGATGGCCGTCTTTCTCCAGGCCGCAGCCGGCACCTTGAGCGTGGCCGAGCCCCTGCCCCGCGAAGCGAGCGACTTGAACTCGTCGGTCTCGACCAGAAGCTGGCCGATCGACTTGATCTCGGGTTCGTCGCCACCCTTGGGAGCGGTGAGCTTCTGTTCGATGGCGAGCATGCGCGCGGCGTGGTCCTTGCGCAGTTCGCCGATCTCGGTCAGCGCTTTATCGACGGCAGCTTTCGCTTCCGTCGATGCCACGCCGAAGGTTTTTTCCTGTTTTTCAAAGCGCTCCGCCGCCTGCGTGAGCTTCTCGTGCAGCGGCTTCAACGCCTCGTCGAATTGCTGCTTCAGTTCTTTCGGGTCCATGATTCGATTTCCTTTGCGAGTGAGGTGACCACCGCGTGGACAACGTCCGGCGCGATGGTGTCCTGCTTGGCGGCTGGTGCCCTTGCGGCCAGTGCCCGTAAACTTTTTATGGCCCGCGCGGCGAGCTCGGCGTTGAAACCCAAGCGCTCGCCGGCGGCTTCCACTTCGTTGACCAGGACGGCGTATTCGTCGGCGTTCTTCACGTCCGTGATCTGCGCCATCTCATTCATCGGGAAGGTGACGAGAGACGTTTCCCATAGCTTGATCTCTAACAAGTGGCGGATATTCTTTTCGATTTTGTCGGAGATGGTGTCGTACCCGATGGAGAGACCGCGCACGACGCGATCACGCAGCAGCGCATAGGCCTCCGCCGCAGTCGGCGACTCGAGCGTGAGCTTGCCTTCAACGACAAGCCCTTCGCGCGAGTCGGTGAACTTGCCGAGGCCGATCGGTTTGCGCGAATCGTGCTGCCACAAGATGGGAAACTCTCCACCCTTGTCGGAGAGCGTCTTGGTGAACGCGCCCGGCTCGATGACGTCGCCACCGAGGTCCACGTTGCCGTAGACCGCGGCTAGTCCCTTGAACATGCCGTTCTCGGTGAGTTCCTTGATGAGGAATTTGCTGACCAGGTGCTTGCGTCGTTTCATCAGCTACTCCTTCGCCGGCGCTGGCGCCGGAATGGCGACTGCTGGTTTGTTCAGGCCGGCAGCGATCTTCTGTAGGTCATCGACGGCGATCATGTTCGACTGCACGGTCAGCTCATCGCCGCCATTTTCATCCGGCAGGT
It includes:
- a CDS encoding class I SAM-dependent methyltransferase gives rise to the protein MDLAFDLEVLPWPIESGSVEHLRAIDVFEHLHLEVQQWLDEAWRVLMPGGVLEMRLPAWDHHYSYRDPTHYRVFHPETFHYWCPNAPGSVWEMFGQFYFGEGYDKWWEFELAERNSGDFFYRLRKPVEAKL
- a CDS encoding glycosyltransferase family 2 protein, producing MPTAGRHEFIRGAVACFLAQDYPDTELVILDDGAQPVEALLPADSRIRYYRELPKQTTGNKRNRCCELSSGDVIVHFDDDDWSAPGRIRHQLETLMADASKRVTGFNLLLFWDVRSECGYRYRLHDRYALGTSQMYFRSWWEQNRFSSRQLGEDSDFAFRAKRAGVIVVEDGAQWLVARIHDGRTSTTEPNTTQFLPEGRASFPEEFFACASTSSPTSPTA
- a CDS encoding phage major capsid protein — its product is MDPKELKQQFDEALKPLHEKLTQAAERFEKQEKTFGVASTEAKAAVDKALTEIGELRKDHAARMLAIEQKLTAPKGGDEPEIKSIGQLLVETDEFKSLASRGRGSATLKVPAAAWRKTAITNVTGQNQPVVPPDRISRIMAPMLQRLRVRDLLTALRTSSNLIEFSKENSFTNNAAPQGKGSSPQVYENVAKAESALTFVLAKEPVQTIAHWIPASKQILADAPQLQDYIDNRLRQGLKKVEEDQLLNGSGTGGDLNGLITQATAYDTGLDVVGDTKIDTLRRAILQAELAFYEISGFVLNPTDWADIELKKTTYGEYIFANPQGIAAPAMWGKPVVSTPSIEAGDFLTGDFTSNVVNIYDREDVSVTISTEHDDFFTRNMVAILCEERLALVVYAPRGLITGSYPASA
- a CDS encoding HK97 family phage prohead protease, producing MKRRKHLVSKFLIKELTENGMFKGLAAVYGNVDLGGDVIEPGAFTKTLSDKGGEFPILWQHDSRKPIGLGKFTDSREGLVVEGKLTLESPTAAEAYALLRDRVVRGLSIGYDTISDKIEKNIRHLLEIKLWETSLVTFPMNEMAQITDVKNADEYAVLVNEVEAAGERLGFNAELAARAIKSLRALAARAPAAKQDTIAPDVVHAVVTSLAKEIESWTRKN